A stretch of the Jeotgalibacillus haloalkalitolerans genome encodes the following:
- a CDS encoding processed acidic surface protein — MKKLLSVVFAMLLVVSSFPVSGFAAVDQGELDTYLAEIQWTEDELDTYLEYYGYRISDFESFEELEDFLGPVITEESLQELLDAYGLTREELDEIMALYGETVEDYLFIDDIEFYIIDRAELDAYLAEIQWTEDELDTYLWEYYGYRISDFISFEELEDFLGPVITEESLQELLDAYGLTREELDEILALYGETVEDYTFIDDIEFYILEELYYEEDYYYDDLFSEFGLTEEELDRLFTHLDTLDFAAIEARLDAVYNRLMALEEFESATELSAEQIAELLSIMQELLDIFEMDATFTLVKSGEEKSISLAELISMTSIEDYDLVISLFSKQGEFLADFILTNEMFGSDLIKETAEDLPVVEEAVETKKEVKAQETAKETAVTGTAAVTKTVKGEKLPYTGANYLAKVLLGLSVLAMGIWAVRRYRRQEA, encoded by the coding sequence GTGAAAAAGTTGCTGTCGGTGGTTTTTGCTATGCTGTTGGTTGTTAGTAGCTTTCCGGTGAGTGGTTTTGCAGCTGTAGATCAAGGAGAATTGGATACATATCTTGCTGAGATTCAGTGGACTGAAGATGAGTTAGATACATATTTAGAGTACTACGGATACAGAATCAGTGATTTTGAATCGTTTGAAGAGCTGGAGGATTTTCTGGGGCCGGTGATCACTGAGGAAAGTCTGCAGGAGTTATTGGACGCATATGGTTTAACGCGTGAAGAGCTTGATGAAATCATGGCGTTATATGGTGAAACGGTTGAGGATTATTTATTTATTGATGACATTGAATTTTATATTATAGATCGAGCAGAATTAGACGCATACCTTGCTGAGATTCAGTGGACTGAAGATGAGCTGGATACGTATTTATGGGAGTATTACGGGTATAGAATCAGTGATTTTATATCTTTTGAAGAGCTGGAGGATTTCCTTGGGCCGGTGATCACTGAAGAAAGTCTTCAGGAATTATTGGATGCATATGGCTTAACGCGTGAAGAGTTAGATGAAATTTTAGCTTTATATGGTGAAACGGTTGAGGATTATACATTTATCGATGATATTGAATTCTATATTTTAGAAGAGTTGTATTATGAAGAAGACTACTATTATGATGATTTGTTTAGTGAATTTGGATTGACTGAAGAGGAGTTAGACCGTTTATTTACTCATCTTGACACGCTTGATTTTGCTGCAATTGAAGCGAGACTTGATGCAGTCTATAATCGTCTGATGGCTTTAGAAGAGTTTGAATCTGCGACTGAATTATCAGCTGAGCAAATTGCTGAATTACTATCAATCATGCAGGAATTGCTTGATATTTTTGAAATGGATGCTACTTTTACATTAGTAAAAAGCGGTGAAGAGAAATCAATTTCATTGGCTGAGTTAATTTCAATGACCAGTATTGAGGACTATGATCTAGTAATTTCACTGTTTTCTAAGCAGGGTGAATTTTTAGCGGATTTCATTTTGACAAATGAAATGTTCGGATCTGATCTGATTAAAGAAACTGCAGAAGATCTTCCTGTGGTTGAAGAAGCTGTAGAAACGAAGAAGGAAGTGAAAGCACAGGAAACAGCAAAGGAAACTGCTGTCACTGGAACTGCTGCTGTTACGAAAACGGTAAAGGGTGAAAAGCTCCCTTATACAGGCGCGAATTATCTGGCAAAAGTATTGCTTGGTCTTTCAGTTTTAGCGATGGGTATATGGGCAGTGCGACGTTATCGCAGACAGGAAGCTTAA
- a CDS encoding alkaline phosphatase — translation MLKKTALLALSGGLVLSGIAIGTQNEESTASGKPDWAGQGNEKVHNVIYMIPDGYNASYATNYRWFKGEESSFDPFVKGLMQTYSADTEVTDSAAAGTAMATGEKTNNGMVGVTPDGEQVDSILDAAEEAGKSTGLVATSTITHATPAVFGSSVESRGNEAGIAPQYFENGVDVLLGGGRDYFLPESEGGKQPELNLIESAEADGYEYVTNSDELTSAKSGKLLGLFADDAMAPELERGETDQPSLADMTGAALNALEQDKDGFFLMVEGSQIDWAGHAHDAAWAMNDTKAFDEAVAAAIEYAKKDKNTLVVVAGDHETGGMSVGSNGEYDLNIDVLHDVKATGDTMAAELNEDRSNAREIVKEYANIELTEEEAALIEETDNAAMAINEVISDRALVGWTTSAHTGVDVPVYAYGAQAHKFSGLLNNTDLPKLMGEAMKIDF, via the coding sequence ATGTTGAAGAAAACTGCTTTACTTGCACTTTCAGGAGGACTTGTTTTATCAGGGATTGCGATTGGCACTCAAAATGAGGAGTCGACTGCGTCAGGGAAGCCGGATTGGGCCGGTCAGGGAAATGAAAAAGTACATAATGTGATTTATATGATTCCGGATGGTTACAACGCTTCTTACGCAACGAACTATCGCTGGTTTAAAGGTGAGGAGTCTTCTTTTGATCCTTTTGTAAAGGGATTGATGCAGACGTATTCTGCGGATACTGAAGTAACGGATTCTGCTGCTGCGGGTACTGCAATGGCGACTGGTGAGAAGACGAATAACGGAATGGTTGGGGTGACGCCTGATGGTGAGCAGGTGGATTCTATTTTAGATGCAGCTGAGGAAGCTGGTAAGTCTACCGGTCTTGTTGCGACTTCTACAATCACACACGCAACACCTGCTGTATTTGGTTCAAGTGTTGAGTCGCGTGGAAATGAAGCGGGTATTGCACCTCAGTATTTTGAAAATGGTGTAGACGTTCTACTGGGTGGCGGACGCGACTATTTCCTCCCTGAATCAGAAGGCGGAAAGCAGCCTGAACTGAACCTGATTGAATCTGCAGAGGCAGATGGCTATGAATATGTAACCAATTCAGATGAACTGACTTCAGCTAAAAGTGGCAAGCTGCTCGGACTATTTGCTGACGATGCGATGGCTCCGGAGCTTGAGCGCGGTGAAACGGATCAGCCAAGCCTTGCAGATATGACCGGCGCAGCGCTTAATGCACTTGAACAGGATAAAGACGGCTTCTTCCTGATGGTTGAAGGTTCACAAATCGACTGGGCAGGCCACGCGCACGATGCAGCATGGGCAATGAATGACACAAAAGCATTTGATGAAGCGGTAGCCGCTGCAATCGAATACGCGAAAAAGGATAAAAATACACTTGTCGTTGTTGCAGGTGACCACGAAACCGGCGGGATGTCGGTCGGATCAAACGGTGAGTATGACCTGAATATCGATGTCCTTCACGACGTAAAAGCAACCGGTGATACAATGGCTGCTGAACTGAACGAAGACCGCTCGAATGCCCGTGAAATCGTAAAAGAATATGCAAATATTGAATTGACTGAAGAAGAAGCAGCTTTAATAGAAGAAACAGACAATGCAGCCATGGCAATCAACGAAGTCATCAGTGACCGTGCGCTGGTTGGATGGACGACATCCGCACACACAGGTGTTGACGTACCGGTATATGCATATGGTGCACAGGCGCATAAGTTTTCAGGACTACTAAATAACACTGACCTGCCGAAGCTGATGGGTGAAGCGATGAAGATTGATTTTTAA
- a CDS encoding endo-beta-N-acetylglucosaminidase, producing MRKYGVLFVLLLSFSFVGILNDAEAEQPESSYWYPDELLNWSPEGDKDAVFNQSTVPLAEREGGKSEARLVALSAMNPSTSGVPSQGGNSFYANTFSYWQYVDLMVYWAGSAGEGIITPPSADVIDNAHRNGVPILGNVFFPPKVYGGKDEWVDQMLTQDEAGSFPAADQLLKVAAYYGFDGWFINQETEGGTPEDAKLMQAFLIYLQEKKPEHMEIMWYDSMTEDGSIDWQNYLTDKNKIFLQDGSMKVADHMFLNFWWSRQSQQQSADKAWEIGRSPYDLFAGIDVEANGYQTSINWENIFPEEQEALTSLGIYRPDWAYKDSKTMEEFYQKEQHFWTGAAGNPEHTDANPASWKGMAHYFDEKTVIDSMPFVTHFNTGSGQFFNVEGEKKSEREWNNRSVQDILPTWRWKTDNSLLSVDFTWDEAYTGGSSIAVTGDIEKGEKSRIDLYKTNINVEKHTQLALTYKSLSGEKLSMAVSFSDNPGEFTTFDLKKKSHGKWVTDQVSLKKFEGKTISTIGVEVEGNEVPVELYLGGLSVMNKSDMREKADAPSHADIIEVDFNKGIYADLRISWDQVDEAEKYEIYRRLPDGQKQFVGVSVNHVFYLENIKRSGKEDFTTFEVITVNDAGNRSKKSADLTLEWPPYPAPEADFTSDQTVAAPGQEIQFTSLASEVTEELQWTFEGADIETSTDPTPIVSYPDEGVYTVKLTAKNSEGEDTLIKENYITISEGAAEIRNLAASATATASGQCAQTEGPAYAIDGSLINNSKWCAIGDENWLQLDLGHIYQLAEFKIFHAEAGGEPAAFNTKIYSIETSIDGENWSEAVYENQNKADISSHAIPLTEARYVRLSIVQPTQGADKAARIFEFEVFGF from the coding sequence ATGAGAAAGTATGGAGTGCTGTTTGTTTTACTTTTGTCTTTTTCTTTTGTTGGTATATTAAATGATGCTGAGGCAGAGCAGCCGGAGTCGTCTTATTGGTATCCTGATGAGCTGTTGAATTGGAGTCCTGAAGGTGATAAGGATGCGGTCTTTAATCAAAGTACGGTTCCTTTAGCTGAAAGGGAAGGTGGGAAGTCTGAGGCGAGGCTGGTTGCTTTGTCTGCGATGAATCCTTCTACCAGCGGAGTTCCTTCGCAGGGGGGAAATTCTTTTTATGCAAATACGTTTAGTTATTGGCAGTACGTAGACTTGATGGTTTACTGGGCAGGCTCTGCCGGGGAAGGGATTATTACACCGCCAAGTGCAGATGTGATTGATAATGCTCATCGAAATGGTGTGCCGATTCTTGGAAATGTTTTCTTTCCTCCGAAGGTTTATGGCGGGAAGGATGAGTGGGTGGATCAGATGCTCACGCAAGATGAGGCTGGTTCTTTTCCGGCAGCTGATCAACTCTTAAAAGTGGCAGCGTACTACGGTTTTGATGGATGGTTTATTAATCAGGAAACTGAAGGCGGAACACCTGAGGACGCGAAGCTGATGCAGGCGTTTTTGATTTATCTTCAGGAGAAGAAGCCGGAACATATGGAGATTATGTGGTATGACTCTATGACAGAAGACGGCAGTATTGACTGGCAAAACTATTTGACTGATAAAAATAAGATATTCCTGCAGGATGGATCAATGAAGGTAGCTGATCATATGTTTCTGAATTTCTGGTGGAGCCGTCAGTCACAGCAGCAGTCTGCTGATAAGGCGTGGGAAATTGGAAGAAGTCCTTATGATCTCTTTGCAGGGATTGACGTTGAGGCAAACGGCTATCAAACCTCTATTAATTGGGAAAATATATTCCCGGAAGAACAGGAGGCTTTAACATCTCTGGGAATTTACCGTCCTGACTGGGCATACAAGGATTCAAAAACGATGGAAGAATTTTATCAAAAAGAGCAGCATTTTTGGACTGGTGCAGCCGGGAATCCTGAACACACAGATGCAAATCCTGCATCATGGAAGGGAATGGCCCACTATTTTGATGAAAAAACGGTAATTGATTCAATGCCATTTGTAACGCATTTTAATACAGGGAGCGGTCAATTTTTTAATGTGGAGGGCGAGAAGAAATCTGAGCGTGAATGGAACAACCGCAGCGTTCAGGATATTCTGCCAACCTGGAGATGGAAAACTGACAACAGCCTGCTATCAGTCGATTTCACGTGGGATGAAGCTTATACAGGAGGCAGTTCAATTGCAGTAACCGGGGACATTGAAAAAGGTGAAAAGTCCAGAATTGATCTCTATAAAACGAATATTAATGTAGAGAAACATACACAACTGGCGTTAACTTATAAATCATTATCCGGAGAAAAGCTCAGCATGGCAGTCAGCTTCAGTGATAACCCTGGTGAATTTACAACCTTTGACCTTAAAAAGAAAAGTCACGGAAAGTGGGTAACAGACCAGGTTTCACTGAAGAAGTTTGAAGGGAAAACGATCTCAACAATCGGTGTTGAAGTAGAAGGAAATGAAGTACCTGTAGAACTTTATTTAGGCGGATTATCTGTCATGAATAAGAGTGACATGCGTGAAAAAGCTGATGCGCCATCTCACGCTGACATAATTGAAGTCGATTTTAACAAAGGGATTTATGCGGACCTGAGAATTTCATGGGATCAAGTAGATGAGGCAGAAAAATATGAGATTTACAGACGATTACCAGATGGTCAAAAACAATTCGTCGGCGTCTCAGTAAACCATGTATTCTATCTGGAAAATATCAAAAGGTCAGGCAAGGAAGACTTCACGACATTTGAAGTGATTACTGTAAACGATGCTGGGAATCGCAGCAAAAAATCAGCAGATCTGACACTTGAATGGCCGCCTTACCCTGCACCGGAAGCAGACTTCACATCTGATCAGACTGTAGCGGCACCCGGACAGGAAATACAATTTACCAGTCTTGCTTCAGAGGTAACCGAAGAACTTCAATGGACGTTTGAAGGAGCGGATATTGAAACCAGTACCGACCCGACACCAATTGTCAGCTATCCGGATGAAGGTGTTTATACTGTCAAACTCACCGCTAAAAATAGCGAAGGGGAAGATACACTTATAAAAGAAAACTATATAACCATTTCAGAAGGGGCTGCTGAAATAAGAAATTTAGCTGCATCAGCAACAGCTACAGCCAGTGGACAATGCGCACAAACAGAAGGTCCAGCCTATGCAATAGATGGCAGCCTAATTAACAACAGCAAATGGTGTGCAATTGGAGATGAAAATTGGCTTCAATTAGACCTGGGCCACATTTATCAGCTAGCAGAATTCAAAATTTTTCATGCTGAGGCAGGCGGGGAACCGGCAGCTTTTAACACTAAAATTTACAGCATAGAAACAAGCATCGACGGAGAAAACTGGAGTGAAGCCGTCTACGAAAATCAAAACAAAGCAGACATCTCTTCACATGCGATCCCACTAACAGAAGCAAGGTACGTCAGACTCAGCATTGTGCAGCCAACACAAGGGGCTGACAAAGCAGCGAGGATCTTTGAGTTTGAGGTTTTTGGGTTTTAG
- a CDS encoding class D sortase — translation MDSRNARRTRKLRLKKSIFLLFGVGLISFGFWFASSNAFPLIKGYYLYKTSAESHQVSEIKAENVVKDDRLSTRKAENPIDEPLYPEVPEIGDHMGELIIPKLDVSLPIYHGTDEDELEKGVGHYAGSVLPGEQDNSVLAGHRDTVFRRLGEVGEDDLLTVVTEAGSFTYKVRKVRIVDEDDRSIIVPKPKATLTLSTCYPFDAIGYTTERYILIADLIKSER, via the coding sequence ATGGACTCAAGAAATGCCCGCAGAACGCGTAAGTTGCGCCTGAAAAAGAGTATTTTTTTATTATTTGGTGTGGGGCTCATTTCATTTGGCTTCTGGTTTGCCAGTTCGAATGCTTTTCCTTTGATAAAAGGATACTACCTTTATAAAACAAGTGCAGAATCGCACCAGGTATCAGAAATTAAAGCTGAAAATGTCGTGAAAGACGATAGGTTGTCGACAAGAAAAGCAGAAAACCCAATTGATGAGCCTTTATATCCGGAAGTGCCTGAAATCGGAGATCATATGGGCGAATTAATCATTCCAAAACTTGATGTCAGTCTACCCATTTATCATGGCACAGATGAAGATGAACTGGAAAAGGGTGTAGGTCACTATGCAGGTAGTGTGCTTCCCGGTGAACAGGATAACTCCGTTTTAGCAGGACACCGGGATACAGTATTCCGAAGACTGGGTGAAGTGGGCGAAGACGACCTGCTGACAGTCGTGACCGAAGCAGGAAGCTTTACGTACAAGGTACGAAAAGTCAGGATCGTCGATGAAGACGACCGTTCTATCATCGTACCAAAGCCAAAAGCTACCCTGACCCTCTCCACCTGCTATCCATTTGATGCAATCGGCTACACAACAGAAAGATATATACTCATTGCAGACTTAATTAAAAGTGAACGATAA